A genome region from Natronosalvus rutilus includes the following:
- a CDS encoding DUF7344 domain-containing protein, with product MSSIDTSLPEEITSVTANDTDETLSKDVIFELLKNRRRREVLAYLLEAEETVTLGELAEQIAAWENDTDINALSSDQRKRVYVALYQTHLPKMDDAGIVDYDQDRGLITLADNADLLVMYLDTDTHRRERWDRWYAAMSVVGAVVLAAGLLGVPGISAIPLSALAGVIVAAFLAVSFAHVFVNHRFQQVVEEKLSRIK from the coding sequence ATGTCCTCGATCGATACGTCCCTTCCCGAGGAGATAACCTCCGTTACGGCGAACGATACCGACGAAACGCTCTCGAAAGACGTCATCTTCGAGTTGCTGAAAAACCGGCGACGGCGAGAGGTACTCGCGTACTTACTCGAGGCCGAGGAGACGGTAACGCTGGGTGAACTCGCCGAACAGATCGCGGCCTGGGAGAATGATACCGACATCAACGCGCTGAGTTCCGATCAGCGAAAACGAGTCTACGTCGCCCTCTACCAGACGCATCTGCCGAAGATGGACGACGCGGGTATCGTCGATTACGACCAGGATCGCGGTCTCATCACCCTGGCCGACAACGCGGATTTACTCGTGATGTACCTCGACACGGACACCCACCGTCGCGAACGGTGGGACCGGTGGTACGCAGCCATGAGCGTCGTGGGCGCGGTGGTACTCGCCGCCGGCCTCCTCGGCGTCCCCGGCATCTCGGCCATCCCGCTCTCGGCCCTCGCTGGCGTGATCGTCGCGGCCTTCCTCGCGGTCTCGTTCGCGCACGTCTTCGTGAACCACCGATTCCAGCAGGTCGTCGAGGAGAAACTGTCCCGGATCAAGTAA
- a CDS encoding transcription initiation factor IIB: MTRSVTERTRQESQRTNSGQCPDCETNTVVSDPDRGELICRECGLVLSEEPIDYGPEWRAFNAKEHDQLSRVGAPLTQSMHDRGLTTTIDWRNRDANGHTMSADKHGQLHRLRVWQERIRTKNAGERNLKYALSEIDRMVSALGLPNSVKETASVIYRRALDRDLIRGRSIEGVATSALYTACREEGIPRSLEEVTAVSRVDQREIGRTYRYIADELNINLEPTNPRQFVPRFCSELGVGKDVESKAVEIIDATTDQGLHSGKSPTGFAAAAIYAAGLLCNETIPQRAVAETAQTTVVTVRNRYREQLDAIDQSVEA; this comes from the coding sequence ATGACGCGGTCCGTTACCGAACGCACACGACAGGAGTCACAGCGGACGAACAGCGGCCAGTGTCCGGATTGTGAGACGAACACGGTCGTGAGCGATCCCGACCGCGGCGAGCTGATCTGCCGGGAGTGCGGCCTCGTTCTCAGCGAAGAACCTATCGATTACGGCCCCGAGTGGCGGGCGTTCAACGCGAAAGAACACGATCAGCTCTCTCGCGTCGGCGCCCCGCTCACCCAGTCGATGCACGACCGCGGACTCACGACGACCATCGACTGGCGCAATCGGGACGCGAACGGTCACACGATGTCGGCCGACAAGCACGGACAGCTCCATCGGCTTCGCGTCTGGCAGGAACGCATCCGCACGAAGAACGCCGGCGAGCGCAACCTCAAATACGCCCTCTCCGAAATCGACCGCATGGTGAGCGCCCTCGGCCTCCCCAACTCGGTCAAAGAGACCGCCAGCGTGATCTATCGGCGGGCACTCGACCGGGACCTCATCCGCGGGCGCTCCATCGAGGGAGTCGCAACGAGCGCCCTCTACACCGCCTGCCGGGAAGAGGGTATTCCACGGAGTCTCGAGGAGGTGACGGCCGTCTCGCGGGTCGATCAGCGCGAGATCGGACGGACCTATCGCTACATCGCCGACGAACTGAACATCAACCTCGAGCCGACGAACCCACGCCAGTTCGTCCCCAGATTCTGTTCCGAACTCGGCGTCGGCAAGGACGTCGAGTCGAAGGCGGTCGAGATCATCGACGCGACGACCGACCAGGGACTGCACTCCGGGAAGTCACCGACCGGGTTCGCCGCCGCGGCCATCTACGCCGCCGGACTCCTGTGTAACGAAACGATCCCCCAGCGAGCGGTCGCGGAGACGGCCCAGACGACCGTCGTCACCGTCAGGAACCGCTACCGGGAGCAACTCGACGCGATCGATCAGAGCGTCGAAGCCTAG